In Juglans regia cultivar Chandler chromosome 5, Walnut 2.0, whole genome shotgun sequence, the following are encoded in one genomic region:
- the LOC109009330 gene encoding pentatricopeptide repeat-containing protein At2g27800, mitochondrial, translating into MFLIRRNCKNYPCSGRNSTSPIFSRNRSNHFRPHSRNFSNYAIPSNLTLKHIHLLNQTQVGPHARVASNGILCLHARVSLNLGYSTKTPSRSFRRRECKRAKSNAEAPLNEAQFQHAVSKLPPRFTAEELCNVITFQRDPKVCLELYNWASQQRRFRHEVCTYHTTIKKLGAARMYQEMDDVVNQVLALPYVGSEALYNTIIYFFTEARKLTRAVNIFNHMRNSKNLDCRPSVRTYNLLFAAFLSRGNNSYINHMYMETIRCLFRQMVNDGIEPDIFSMNSMIKGYVLSLHVNDALRIFHQMGPVYKCLPNSFSYDYLIHGLCVQGRTNNAKQLCDEMKGKGFLPSNKSYNSLVNALALGGEVDEAVRYLREMSERQRSVDFITYRTVLDEICRRGRVGEAMRLLKEFQEKDLVDGDTCKKLQHVLEDDFGNSIGKNQFRWMPQPQNFPR; encoded by the exons aTGTTTCTTATTCGTAGAAATTGCAAGAACTATCCTTGCTCGGGCAGAAATTCAACCAGTCCGATATTTTCTAGAAACCGATCTAACCATTTTAGGCCACATTCAAGAAACTTCTCTAATTATGCGATTCCCAGTAACCTAACCTTGAAGCATATACACCTTTTGAATCAGACCCAAGTTGGCCCACATGCCAGAGTAGCTTCAAATGGAATTCTATGCCTACATGCGCGCGTTTCCTTGAATTTAGGGTACTCCACTAAAACCCCATCGAGATCTTTTAGAAGGAGAGAGTGTAAGAGAGCAAAATCTAATGCTGAAGCCCCTCTCAATGAGGCACAATTTCAGCATGCGGTTTCCAAACTTCCCCCGAGGTTCACTGCCGAAGAGCTTTGCAATGTCATAACCTTCCAACGAGATCCTAAAGTGTGCCTGGAGTTGTACAATTGGGCGTCACAACAGCGTAGGTTTAGACATGAAGTTTGCACTTATCACACTACAATAAAGAAGCTTGGTGCGGCAAGAATGTACCAAGAAATGGATGATGTTGTAAACCAAGTGCTTGCTCTTCCATATGTTGGTTCAGAGGCTCTTTACAATAccatcatctattttttcacaGAGGCACGGAAGCTGACTCGAGCAGTCAATATATTTAATCACATGAGGAATAGCAAAAATTTGGATTGCAGGCCTTCGGTTAGAACCTATAATCTTCTTTTTGCGGCATTCTTGAGTCGGGGaaataattcttatataaaCCACATGTATATGGAGACTATTAGATGCTTGTTTAGGCAGATGGTAAATGATGGGATTGAACCTGACATTTTTTCTATGAATTCCATGATAAAGGGTTATGTGCTTTCTCTTCATGTTAATGATGCTCTAAGGATATTTCATCAGATGGGTCCTGTGTATAAATGTTTGCCCAACTCATTTTCCTATGATTATTTGATCCATGGGTTATGCGTTCAAGGCCGAACAAATAATGCAAAACAGTTGTGTGATGAAATGAAGGGAAAAGGGTTTCTTCCAAGTAATAAATCATACAATTCGCTCGTTAATGCTTTGGCTCTTGGTGGAGAGGTTGACGAGGCAGTGAGGTACCTACGGGAGATGAGTGAAAGGCAGAGGTCAGTTGATTTCATTACTTACCGGACTGTCTTGGATGAGATCTGCAGACGAGGAAGGGTCGGAGAGGCCATGAGGTTGTTGAAGGAGTTTCAAGAAAAAGACCTTGTGGATGGGGATACTTGCAAGAAGCTTCAACATGTGCTCGAAGATGACTTTGGAAATTCAATTGGCAAAAATCAGTTCAG ATGGATGCCACAACCCCAAAATTTTCCAAGGTGA